One region of Bacillus pumilus genomic DNA includes:
- the lepB gene encoding signal peptidase I — protein sequence MTTNTKTQKKKSEVWGWLKAILIAFIAVFIIRNFLFAPYIVKGTSMDPTLHNTERVFVNKTVDYFGDYKRGQIIVLDGEDRSTHYVKRLIGLPGDKIEMKNDQLYVNGQKVAEPYLASNKKKAAADGILLTPDFGPLTVPKGKYFVMGDNRQNSMDSRNGLGLFTKSDIQGTTSFVFYPFQDVRLLNNE from the coding sequence ATGACAACAAATACAAAAACACAAAAAAAGAAATCAGAAGTATGGGGCTGGCTCAAAGCGATCTTAATCGCATTCATTGCCGTTTTTATCATTCGTAACTTTTTATTCGCACCGTATATTGTAAAAGGGACCTCTATGGATCCAACATTGCATAATACAGAGCGGGTTTTTGTGAATAAAACGGTTGATTATTTCGGCGATTACAAACGGGGACAGATCATAGTTCTTGATGGGGAAGACCGCAGTACTCATTATGTTAAGCGGTTGATTGGTTTACCTGGTGATAAAATTGAAATGAAAAATGACCAGCTGTATGTCAATGGTCAAAAGGTGGCAGAGCCTTACTTAGCGTCAAACAAAAAGAAAGCAGCCGCAGATGGCATCTTGTTGACACCTGATTTTGGTCCTCTTACCGTTCCAAAAGGCAAGTATTTTGTCATGGGTGACAACCGTCAAAACTCAATGGACAGTCGCAATGGCTTAGGTCTTTTTACAAAGAGTGATATTCAAGGAACGACATCATTTGTGTTTTATCCTTTCCAAGACGTTCGACTACTCAATAATGAATGA
- a CDS encoding homocysteine synthase, giving the protein MSEERPFRLETKAIHAGQELDSATYSRAVPIYQTSSFGFRDSEHAANLFGLQEPGNIYSRIMNPTNDVFEKQIAELEGGIGALAVSSGQAATTYSILNIAGAGDEIVSSSSLYGGTYNLFAHTLKKLGITVKFVDSSNLEELEAAITDKTKAVYAESIGNPKGDILHIEAISAIAHKHHIPLIVDNTLASPYLLRPIEFGADIVVHSATKFIGGHGTSIGGVIVDSGKFPWADSDKFKGLTEPDPSYHGLTYTEAIGEAAYITKARVQLLRDLGAALSPFNSFLLLQGLETLHLRLERHSENALKTAQFLQDHPLVDWVSYPGLESHESYELAQTYLPKGQGAILTFGIKGGREAGKKLIDSVKLFSHLANVGDSKSLIIHPASTTHQQLSEAEQKATGVTPELIRLSVGTEAIEDIIADLEQAIKKSQAE; this is encoded by the coding sequence ATGTCAGAAGAACGTCCATTCCGTTTAGAAACAAAAGCCATTCACGCAGGTCAGGAGCTTGATTCAGCAACCTATTCAAGAGCCGTGCCTATTTACCAAACAAGCTCTTTCGGTTTTAGAGATAGTGAGCATGCGGCGAATTTATTCGGACTGCAGGAACCCGGAAATATTTATTCTCGCATTATGAACCCCACAAATGACGTCTTTGAAAAACAGATCGCCGAGCTTGAGGGCGGCATTGGTGCACTTGCTGTCTCTTCTGGACAAGCAGCGACCACTTATTCTATTTTAAATATTGCAGGAGCTGGTGACGAAATTGTCTCCTCCAGCAGCCTTTATGGAGGCACCTACAATCTGTTTGCTCATACGCTTAAAAAGCTCGGCATTACAGTGAAATTTGTCGATTCATCCAACCTTGAAGAACTCGAAGCAGCGATTACAGACAAAACGAAGGCAGTGTATGCAGAGAGTATTGGGAATCCTAAAGGCGACATTCTACATATTGAAGCCATCTCAGCCATTGCACACAAGCACCACATTCCGCTTATTGTGGACAATACGCTCGCAAGCCCATATTTATTAAGACCGATTGAGTTTGGCGCAGACATTGTCGTCCATTCCGCTACAAAATTCATTGGCGGTCATGGTACATCAATTGGCGGTGTCATTGTCGATAGCGGCAAGTTTCCTTGGGCCGACAGTGATAAGTTCAAAGGGCTGACTGAACCAGATCCAAGTTATCACGGCCTGACGTATACCGAAGCAATTGGAGAAGCGGCTTATATCACAAAAGCACGTGTGCAGCTCTTACGGGATTTAGGAGCAGCCTTGTCACCTTTCAACTCATTTTTACTTCTGCAAGGCCTAGAAACTTTGCATCTGCGTCTCGAGCGACATAGTGAAAATGCGTTAAAAACAGCGCAATTCTTACAAGATCACCCTCTTGTAGATTGGGTAAGCTACCCAGGTCTTGAAAGCCATGAATCTTATGAGCTTGCTCAAACCTATTTACCAAAAGGACAAGGCGCCATTCTCACATTCGGTATTAAAGGTGGACGAGAAGCAGGTAAAAAGCTTATTGATTCAGTTAAACTTTTCTCACATCTTGCAAATGTGGGCGATTCTAAATCATTGATCATTCATCCTGCCAGCACAACGCATCAGCAATTAAGTGAAGCAGAACAAAAAGCGACAGGCGTCACACCTGAGCTCATTCGTTTATCTGTTGGAACAGAAGCGATTGAAGACATTATTGCAGATCTTGAACAGGCGATCAAAAAAAGCCAGGCTGAATGA
- a CDS encoding ABC transporter ATP-binding protein produces MFTIEKLTKTYKNNVTAVNDFHLKIDPHQIVAVAGPNGSGKTTMINCILGIIKHTEGTILLQDVTNDEPSFKKQVAYVPDDLLLPEALTGAEYLDFVSSMYECKTIHRRNQLIELFDMDSALSRPIETYSHGMKKKTQLIAAFMLDSQLVIMDEPFRGLDIEAVINTKKLMKRYTEHHGAILLSTHDMLSAEELCHKIAIISKGIKMDEGTVSALKEKYQSSTLEQVFLKASMLSDRGAHFDEIINHF; encoded by the coding sequence ATGTTTACGATCGAGAAATTAACCAAGACGTATAAAAATAACGTGACTGCTGTCAATGATTTTCATTTAAAAATCGACCCTCATCAAATCGTTGCTGTTGCTGGACCGAATGGTTCCGGTAAAACAACGATGATTAACTGTATACTCGGCATCATTAAGCATACAGAAGGAACGATTCTCTTGCAGGACGTCACAAATGACGAACCATCCTTTAAAAAACAAGTAGCCTATGTTCCAGATGATCTGCTACTCCCTGAAGCATTGACTGGTGCTGAATATTTAGATTTTGTTTCTTCTATGTATGAATGTAAAACAATTCATAGAAGAAATCAACTAATTGAACTGTTTGATATGGACTCGGCTTTATCAAGACCGATTGAAACCTATTCACATGGTATGAAAAAAAAGACACAGCTGATTGCCGCCTTTATGCTTGATAGTCAATTGGTGATCATGGATGAGCCCTTTAGAGGACTTGATATTGAAGCGGTTATAAACACAAAGAAACTGATGAAACGTTATACCGAGCACCATGGTGCGATCTTGCTTTCAACGCATGATATGCTTTCAGCGGAAGAGCTGTGCCATAAAATCGCCATTATTTCTAAGGGAATTAAAATGGATGAAGGAACGGTCTCAGCCTTAAAGGAGAAGTATCAATCAAGCACATTGGAACAGGTGTTTCTGAAAGCTTCAATGTTAAGTGATAGGGGTGCACATTTTGATGAAATCATTAATCATTTCTAG
- a CDS encoding PqqD family protein, protein MIQLLNNKLKIERVPAFAPYVTLQKRHLTDTQYGSTLPINESAYHMLTKVDGKRTEASITTELADLFQVDESVISRDFYQLIMGLNQHHLLSIHYQSPYRIVTACCQFFKQYQVKMKERFDCTGHSFLHIFGTALLMVTRKIIFFWMLFMVMAGIAFLFIPDRSIAAIAIYFTIIYFGLITGTALHEAAHGYTHRKFAGRDGPQGFFASDMMSVKFVRPVLDPFQKKQVWITLLGPLVPGVIGAAGIIVTVLCLKENPISTGFFIFSITYFIQLLYLLPFMGDGKSIMKQLLLGGMGGQRS, encoded by the coding sequence ATGATTCAACTTCTTAACAATAAGCTAAAGATTGAGCGGGTACCGGCTTTCGCGCCGTATGTGACCTTACAAAAGAGGCATCTCACGGATACGCAGTATGGAAGCACACTCCCGATTAATGAAAGTGCCTATCATATGTTAACGAAAGTAGATGGCAAAAGGACAGAAGCGAGTATTACCACAGAGCTCGCCGATTTGTTTCAGGTCGATGAGTCTGTGATTTCTCGTGACTTTTATCAACTGATAATGGGGTTGAATCAGCACCACTTACTGTCTATTCATTATCAATCACCATATCGGATTGTGACAGCCTGCTGTCAATTTTTCAAGCAGTATCAAGTGAAAATGAAGGAACGATTTGATTGCACTGGTCACTCGTTCCTTCATATTTTTGGGACAGCATTACTCATGGTGACGCGTAAAATCATCTTTTTCTGGATGCTATTTATGGTCATGGCAGGAATCGCTTTTTTATTCATTCCTGACCGGTCGATTGCAGCCATTGCGATTTATTTTACAATTATTTATTTTGGATTAATTACGGGAACGGCCTTACATGAGGCAGCACATGGCTATACGCATCGGAAATTTGCGGGACGGGATGGTCCACAAGGTTTTTTTGCAAGTGATATGATGTCAGTGAAATTTGTGAGACCGGTATTAGATCCGTTTCAGAAAAAGCAGGTATGGATTACCCTGCTTGGGCCGCTTGTCCCAGGTGTGATCGGAGCAGCAGGGATCATTGTGACCGTATTATGTCTAAAAGAAAATCCAATTTCAACAGGTTTCTTTATTTTTTCAATCACGTATTTTATTCAATTACTCTATCTTCTTCCATTTATGGGGGATGGTAAATCCATTATGAAGCAGCTATTGCTTGGGGGAATGGGAGGACAACGATCATGA
- the queG gene encoding tRNA epoxyqueuosine(34) reductase QueG → MHVGELKEELIQYAKEIGVDKIRFASADTFDSLKDRLILHESLGYLSGFEEPDIEKRTNPSLLLPKAKSIVAIALAYPSKMKDAPRSTKDARRGIFCRASWGTDYHVVLKKKLDMLEEFLRSKHVDIRTKSMVDTGELSDRAVAERAGIGFSAKNCMIITPEFGSYVYLAEMITNVPFEPDEKIEDQCGTCNKCVDSCPTGALVNPGQLNSQRCISFLTQTKGFLPDEFRSKIGNRLYGCDTCQIVCPINKGKDFHLHPEMEPDPEIAKPLLKPLLTISNREFKEKYGHVSGSWRGKKPIQRNAILALAHFKDTSALPVLIDLMHKDPRPVIRGTAAWAIGKIGDEQLLPELEKALERESDEEARQEIVKGIEFLQTPLNTK, encoded by the coding sequence ATTCATGTTGGAGAATTAAAAGAAGAATTGATTCAATATGCGAAAGAAATTGGTGTCGATAAAATCCGATTTGCAAGTGCTGATACATTTGATTCATTAAAAGACCGCCTCATCTTACATGAATCGTTAGGGTATTTGTCAGGCTTTGAAGAGCCTGATATCGAAAAACGAACAAACCCTTCTTTGCTGCTTCCGAAGGCCAAATCAATTGTTGCGATAGCGCTCGCGTATCCTTCCAAAATGAAAGATGCTCCTCGAAGTACAAAGGATGCAAGAAGAGGGATCTTTTGCCGTGCTTCTTGGGGAACAGACTATCATGTTGTGCTGAAAAAAAAGCTCGATATGCTCGAGGAATTCTTGCGAAGCAAACATGTCGATATACGAACAAAATCAATGGTGGATACAGGGGAGCTGTCCGATCGTGCAGTAGCGGAACGTGCTGGCATAGGTTTTAGTGCGAAGAACTGTATGATTATCACGCCAGAGTTTGGGTCTTACGTGTATTTGGCTGAAATGATCACAAATGTCCCATTTGAACCGGATGAAAAAATTGAAGACCAGTGCGGAACGTGTAATAAATGTGTTGATTCGTGTCCAACTGGTGCACTTGTAAATCCAGGACAGCTGAATTCCCAGCGATGTATTTCCTTTTTAACGCAAACGAAAGGATTTTTGCCTGACGAGTTTCGTTCGAAAATAGGAAATCGTTTATATGGGTGTGATACGTGCCAAATTGTCTGCCCGATCAATAAAGGGAAGGACTTTCACCTGCATCCTGAAATGGAGCCGGACCCTGAAATTGCGAAGCCGCTCTTAAAGCCGCTTCTTACGATCAGTAATCGTGAGTTTAAGGAAAAATACGGTCATGTTTCAGGTTCATGGCGGGGGAAAAAGCCAATTCAGCGAAATGCGATTTTGGCACTTGCTCACTTTAAAGATACATCTGCCTTACCCGTGTTGATTGATTTGATGCACAAGGATCCAAGGCCTGTTATTCGAGGCACGGCTGCTTGGGCAATTGGGAAAATTGGCGACGAGCAGCTACTCCCAGAGCTGGAAAAAGCCCTTGAGCGGGAAAGTGATGAGGAAGCGAGACAAGAAATTGTCAAAGGGATTGAGTTTTTACAGACACCTTTAAATACTAAATAA
- a CDS encoding amidase domain-containing protein encodes MKQLLEQTLEDRLGYLLNGSAIKQPQLMSDVEAVERKKELFARRQVEIVKAKAKATLLDSTIQDDGAQHVQYLAHLTYVCKDVDDSFYLEEQVEKREAFLYNDMLVKDRIMLEKRQMEEQVDERFQTEEQFGRAFHYDRRAAVQYAETYWNKRNPAYKNFDDNCTNFISQCLKAGNAPTRGYPNRGSGWWVRPHTWSYSWTVAHSMKNYLANSKAGLRAKKLKEAQELQIGDVICYDFEGDGRYNHTTIVVDHDKGGMPLVNAQTYDSRMRYWSYEDSTAYTPAIRYTFFHILDDAAKDS; translated from the coding sequence GTGAAACAATTATTAGAGCAAACATTAGAAGACAGGCTTGGTTATTTATTAAATGGAAGTGCAATCAAACAGCCGCAGCTCATGTCTGATGTGGAAGCAGTCGAACGGAAAAAAGAGCTTTTTGCTAGAAGACAGGTGGAGATTGTCAAGGCGAAGGCGAAAGCAACACTCCTAGATTCAACGATTCAGGATGATGGGGCTCAGCATGTGCAGTATCTTGCTCATCTCACTTATGTATGCAAGGATGTAGACGATTCTTTTTATTTAGAGGAACAAGTAGAAAAAAGAGAAGCGTTCCTTTACAACGACATGCTTGTGAAAGATCGGATAATGCTAGAAAAGCGGCAAATGGAAGAGCAGGTGGATGAGCGCTTTCAGACCGAAGAACAGTTTGGGAGAGCCTTTCACTATGACCGGCGGGCAGCCGTACAATATGCGGAGACGTACTGGAATAAACGAAATCCCGCCTATAAAAACTTCGATGATAACTGCACAAATTTTATTTCACAATGCTTGAAGGCAGGGAATGCGCCAACGAGAGGGTATCCGAACCGCGGATCTGGCTGGTGGGTGCGGCCGCATACGTGGAGCTATAGCTGGACGGTGGCTCATTCGATGAAAAATTATTTAGCGAATTCGAAAGCGGGTTTAAGAGCAAAGAAACTCAAGGAAGCGCAGGAGCTTCAAATTGGTGATGTCATTTGCTACGATTTTGAGGGAGATGGTAGGTATAATCATACAACCATTGTCGTCGATCACGATAAAGGCGGAATGCCTCTTGTGAATGCTCAGACATATGACAGCCGAATGCGTTATTGGTCGTATGAGGATTCGACCGCCTATACACCAGCTATTCGTTATACGTTTTTTCACATTTTGGACGATGCCGCGAAGGATAGTTAA
- the trmL gene encoding tRNA (uridine(34)/cytosine(34)/5-carboxymethylaminomethyluridine(34)-2'-O)-methyltransferase TrmL, with amino-acid sequence MGLHVVLYQPEIPANTGNIARTCAATNTTLHLIRPLGFSTDDKMLKRAGLDYWKYANVVYHDSLDELFEAHPKGQFFYITKFGQKPHTTFDYSQLDEDYFFVFGRETSGLPKDLIERNMDRCLRLPMTEHVRSLNLSNTAAILVYEALRQQQYRDLI; translated from the coding sequence TTGGGACTTCATGTCGTTTTATATCAACCAGAGATTCCAGCTAATACTGGAAATATTGCGCGTACATGTGCAGCAACAAATACAACCCTTCATCTGATTCGTCCGCTTGGTTTTTCGACAGATGATAAAATGCTGAAGCGTGCAGGACTCGATTATTGGAAATATGCCAATGTCGTCTATCATGACTCGCTTGATGAATTGTTTGAGGCTCATCCGAAGGGACAATTCTTCTATATCACAAAATTTGGCCAAAAGCCGCATACGACATTTGATTACTCTCAGTTAGATGAAGATTACTTCTTCGTTTTTGGCAGAGAGACAAGTGGATTGCCGAAAGATTTGATCGAGCGGAATATGGACCGCTGCCTTCGTTTACCGATGACAGAACATGTTCGTTCTCTGAATCTATCGAATACGGCAGCAATTCTTGTGTATGAGGCACTTCGACAGCAGCAATATCGAGATCTGATATAA
- a CDS encoding PrkA family serine protein kinase produces the protein MDILKKIEQHREEEQRLKWEGTFGEYLDIIKENPLVAQSAHSRVYHMIKDSGIEEENGVRTYKFFDQELFGLEESLERLVEEYFHPAAKRLDVRKRILLLMGPVSGGKSTLVTRLKRGLEEYSLTDHGAVYAIKGCPMHEDPLHLIPQNLREDFYREYGIRVQGNLSPLNMMRLEEEYGGRIEDVRVERIFFSEDKRTGIGTFSPSDPKSQDIADLTGSIDFSTIAEFGSESDPRAYRFDGELNKANRGMMEFQEMLKCDEKFLWHLLSLTQEGNFKAGRFALISADELIVAHTNETEYRSFISNKKNEALHSRIIVMPIPYNLKVTEEERIYHKMISESDVSDVHIAPHTLKVAAMFSILTRLKEPKRSDIDLVKKMRLYDGESVEGFQSADIDEMKKEFHDEGMSGIDPRYVINRISSTIIRKNMESINALDVLRSLKEGLDQHPSISSEDRERYLNFISVARKEYDDIAKKEVQKAFVYSYEESAKTLMDNYLDNVEAYCNKNKLRDPLTGEEMNPDEKLMRSIEEQIGISENAKKAFREEILIRISAYARKGKRFDYNSHERLREAIQKKLFADLKDVVKITTSTKTPDEQQLKKVNEVVARLIDEHGYNSTSANELLKYVGSLLNR, from the coding sequence ATGGATATTTTAAAGAAAATTGAACAGCACAGAGAAGAAGAGCAGCGTCTTAAATGGGAAGGCACATTTGGCGAGTATTTAGACATTATAAAGGAAAATCCACTTGTCGCTCAATCTGCTCATTCTCGCGTTTATCATATGATTAAAGACAGCGGGATTGAAGAGGAGAATGGGGTCAGAACGTACAAATTTTTTGATCAGGAGCTTTTTGGATTAGAGGAATCATTGGAAAGATTAGTGGAGGAATATTTTCACCCTGCTGCCAAGCGCCTCGATGTGAGGAAGCGTATTTTGTTATTGATGGGACCAGTGAGCGGGGGGAAATCTACGCTTGTTACTAGGCTGAAAAGAGGACTAGAGGAATATTCACTGACAGATCATGGCGCAGTCTATGCGATCAAAGGCTGCCCGATGCATGAAGATCCGCTTCATCTTATTCCGCAAAATCTGCGGGAGGATTTTTATAGAGAATATGGCATTCGTGTGCAGGGGAATTTGTCCCCTCTGAATATGATGAGGCTGGAAGAGGAATATGGCGGACGAATTGAGGATGTAAGGGTTGAACGGATCTTCTTCTCAGAGGATAAACGGACCGGTATTGGTACCTTTAGTCCGTCTGATCCGAAATCTCAGGACATTGCTGATTTAACAGGAAGCATCGATTTTTCAACCATTGCTGAATTTGGATCAGAGTCAGATCCAAGGGCCTACCGCTTTGATGGAGAACTCAATAAAGCAAACCGAGGGATGATGGAGTTTCAGGAGATGTTAAAGTGTGATGAGAAGTTTCTATGGCATCTTCTGTCATTAACGCAGGAAGGAAATTTTAAAGCAGGCCGTTTTGCCTTGATTAGTGCAGATGAATTGATCGTTGCTCATACGAATGAAACCGAGTACCGGTCGTTTATTTCAAATAAAAAGAACGAGGCCTTGCATTCAAGAATTATTGTGATGCCGATTCCTTATAACTTGAAGGTGACAGAGGAGGAACGCATTTATCATAAAATGATTTCAGAAAGTGATGTTTCTGATGTGCATATTGCCCCGCATACGCTGAAAGTAGCAGCGATGTTCTCCATTTTGACAAGACTCAAAGAGCCGAAGCGTTCTGATATTGATTTGGTGAAAAAAATGCGTCTGTATGACGGAGAAAGTGTCGAAGGCTTCCAATCTGCTGATATTGATGAGATGAAAAAGGAATTTCATGATGAAGGGATGAGCGGAATTGATCCGCGATATGTGATTAACCGCATTTCCTCCACTATTATCCGGAAGAATATGGAGTCGATCAATGCGCTGGATGTTCTTCGTTCGTTAAAAGAAGGACTCGATCAGCATCCGTCTATCTCAAGCGAGGACCGGGAGCGCTATTTGAATTTTATTTCTGTTGCGCGAAAAGAGTACGACGATATTGCCAAGAAGGAAGTACAAAAGGCATTTGTGTATTCCTATGAAGAGTCTGCGAAAACACTGATGGATAATTACTTAGATAATGTCGAGGCGTATTGCAACAAAAACAAGCTGCGTGATCCGTTAACCGGTGAAGAAATGAATCCTGATGAAAAGCTTATGCGTTCAATTGAAGAGCAGATCGGAATTTCTGAAAATGCGAAAAAGGCATTTAGAGAAGAAATTCTGATTCGTATTTCGGCTTATGCGAGAAAGGGCAAACGCTTTGATTATAATTCTCATGAGAGATTGCGTGAGGCGATTCAGAAGAAGCTGTTTGCTGATTTAAAAGATGTGGTGAAAATCACGACGTCAACGAAGACGCCGGATGAACAGCAGCTGAAGAAAGTGAATGAAGTAGTGGCTAGATTAATTGATGAACATGGCTATAATTCAACAAGTGCAAATGAACTTTTAAAATATGTAGGCAGTCTTCTCAATCGTTAA
- the yhbH gene encoding sporulation protein YhbH: protein MSRQEKSQFIVSQEDWSLHRKGYDDQQRHQKKVKEAIKNNLPDLVTEESIIMSNGKDVVKIPIRSLDEYKIRYNYDKNKHVGQGDGDSEVGDIVARDGSDSKQGQGKGQSAGDQAGEDYYEAEVSLMDLEEALFRELELPNLKQKELDDIIVEQIEFNDIRKTGLTGNIHKKRTMLSAFKRNAMTGSPSFYPIYPEDIKYKTWNEVTKPESKAVVLAMMDTSGSMGLWEKYMARSFFFWMTRFLRTKYETVDIEFIAHHTEAKVVDEEHFFSRGESGGTICSSVYRKALELIDERYPPSRYNIYPFHFSDGDNLTSDNARCVKLVSEIMKKANLFCYGEVNQYNRHSTLMSAYKHIQDEKFKHYILKQKSDVFLALKKFFQQEEVLS from the coding sequence ATGTCCCGGCAAGAAAAAAGTCAGTTTATTGTATCTCAGGAAGACTGGTCCCTCCATCGAAAAGGCTATGACGACCAGCAGCGTCATCAGAAAAAGGTCAAAGAAGCGATTAAAAACAATTTGCCGGATCTTGTCACAGAAGAAAGCATTATCATGTCTAACGGAAAAGATGTTGTCAAAATTCCGATTCGTTCGTTAGATGAATATAAAATTCGGTACAACTACGATAAAAATAAGCATGTGGGTCAAGGCGATGGAGACAGCGAGGTAGGCGATATTGTCGCACGTGATGGATCAGACAGTAAGCAAGGGCAAGGAAAGGGACAGAGCGCAGGAGATCAGGCTGGAGAGGATTATTACGAAGCTGAGGTCTCATTAATGGATCTTGAGGAAGCGCTGTTTCGGGAATTAGAGCTGCCAAACCTTAAACAAAAGGAGCTTGACGACATCATTGTCGAGCAAATTGAGTTTAACGATATTCGCAAAACCGGGTTAACAGGGAATATTCATAAAAAACGAACGATGCTGTCAGCATTTAAACGAAATGCAATGACAGGCAGTCCTTCCTTTTATCCAATCTACCCAGAGGATATCAAATATAAGACGTGGAATGAAGTGACCAAACCAGAGTCGAAAGCCGTCGTTTTGGCAATGATGGATACGAGCGGAAGTATGGGACTTTGGGAAAAATATATGGCGAGAAGTTTTTTCTTTTGGATGACACGTTTCTTACGGACAAAGTATGAGACGGTCGATATTGAATTTATTGCCCATCATACAGAGGCGAAGGTTGTAGATGAAGAGCATTTCTTCTCGCGCGGCGAGAGCGGGGGGACGATTTGCTCCTCTGTCTATCGAAAAGCACTAGAGCTCATAGACGAACGTTATCCGCCATCGCGATATAATATTTATCCTTTTCATTTTTCTGATGGAGACAATTTGACCTCAGACAATGCACGGTGCGTAAAGCTTGTTTCTGAAATTATGAAAAAAGCCAATTTATTCTGTTATGGTGAAGTGAATCAATACAACCGGCATTCTACATTAATGTCAGCATATAAGCATATACAGGATGAGAAATTTAAGCATTATATTTTGAAGCAAAAATCAGATGTTTTTCTCGCCCTAAAAAAATTTTTTCAGCAGGAAGAAGTTCTTTCGTAA
- a CDS encoding HlyD family efflux transporter periplasmic adaptor subunit: protein MNRGRLLLTNIIGLIVILAIIAGGAYYYYESTNFVKTDEAKVTGDMYQITAPAAGQIKGWDINEGDEVQKDSTVAKVEGETKTNIKSVADGTLVKKEVQNNQQVQPGTVLGETIDLSKLYITANIKETDIKNIEKGDKVDIVVDGDPDTTFEGTVEQIGYATNSTFSMLPATNSSGNYTKVTQKVAVKISIKNPSDKVLPGMNASVKISS from the coding sequence ATGAACAGAGGGCGTTTATTGCTAACGAACATTATTGGCCTTATTGTAATTCTTGCCATTATTGCCGGAGGTGCTTATTACTACTACGAAAGCACAAATTTTGTCAAAACTGACGAGGCGAAAGTGACAGGTGACATGTATCAAATCACAGCACCAGCAGCTGGACAAATCAAAGGCTGGGATATCAATGAAGGTGACGAAGTGCAAAAAGACAGCACAGTTGCAAAAGTTGAAGGAGAAACAAAAACAAACATTAAATCAGTGGCTGATGGCACATTAGTCAAAAAAGAAGTACAAAACAATCAACAAGTGCAGCCTGGTACAGTTCTTGGTGAAACGATTGATTTAAGCAAGCTTTACATCACAGCGAATATCAAAGAAACAGATATTAAAAACATTGAAAAAGGCGACAAAGTTGACATCGTCGTAGATGGTGATCCTGATACAACATTTGAAGGAACAGTTGAACAAATTGGTTATGCGACAAACTCAACATTCAGCATGCTGCCAGCAACAAATTCAAGTGGTAACTATACAAAAGTCACACAAAAAGTAGCAGTGAAAATTTCAATTAAAAATCCATCAGACAAAGTACTTCCTGGTATGAATGCTTCTGTCAAAATTTCATCTTAA